GAGCCATCTGATGATTTTTCTGGAGAAAATGTAGCAGAAGATGATGCAGATAGTAGTGCTGGGACGCAGGAGGATGTACACGGAGAAATTCTGATGAAGAATCCACTCCAAGGTCGCGGACCGTGCAGACACAGCAGGCAAGGCAATCTCGGGAGCAGGTTCTCCAGCTCAAGTACAGGCGACGGTGGACACAACAGAGGTTGCAGATCATGTGCAGCTGTTTGTCAGTGGAGCCAACGAAGAAATTGAGGCAGGCATGCATGATTTACACGGCACCAATGCTGACAACACGCAGTCTGACGCCATTGATCTCCTGAACAGTACCAGCTGACACCTCCAGGATCATCTGTGCAGCAAGATGCTCCGGTCAGACCAAAAACAAGGCTTCAAAGTGGtataagaaaagagaaaatttaCACAGATGGCACAGTGAAGTGGGGGTGTTTCTCTGCGTTAGGTGAGTCtcaggtggtgttcttttcttctgtagatgaagataaagatgaagattaagttttttttacgcaaaacaaggtggtattaacgtatgattgattgagttttaattatgacaaacttgaaaaatagattaatatgatattttagagtaacttttatatagaaagttttcgcacgaaacacatcgttttccagtttgaaaagcgtgacacgaaaatcttaatcttcatccaactcttgttagAGAAAAGAACAGGACCTCAGTCTTTAGATGAAGCTTTTACTGATAAAAATTGGAAAGATACTATAGATGCAGAGTATCATGCCTTGATGAAAAATAACACATGGCACCTAGTCCCTTATTAGAAAGGAACAAATATAATTGACTGCAAATGGGTGTATAAGGTGAAGAGAAAAGCTGATGGTATCCTAGATAGGTACAAGGCCAGGTTGGTTGCTAAAGGCTTCAAACAAAGGTATGGCATTGATTATGAGGATACTTTTAGTCCTGTTGTTAAAGCAGTTACTATTAGAACCATTTTATCTATTGCTGTATCTTGGAGTTTGCGATAGTTAGATGTGCAGAATGCTTTTCTTCATGGAATTCTTGAAGAAGAGGTGTACATGAGGCAACCACCAGGATATGAAGATCCTAAATATCCAGATCATATATGTAAACTTGATAAAGCTCTATATGGGCTTAAACAGGCGCCCAGGGCCTGGTATTCAAGGTTATGTACTAAACTGCAGGAACTTGGTTTTAAACCATCAAAGGCGGATACCTCTCTATTCTTTTATAGTAAAGGAAATGTCTCTATCTTCCTGTTgatttatgttgatgatataatTGTTGTAAGTTCTGTACCCAGTGCAACTGCAACACTGCTAAAGGATCTTACTAAAGATTTTGCCTTGAAAGACTTGGGAGAACTGCAGTTCTTCCTAGGAATTGAGGTAAACTAGTAGGGACCCCGCGGCGTTGCCGCGGGCGTAATTGGAACTCAGGCTATTCCATAATTTTGCAGTTATTCCATACTGTCATATAAGATGGATATACATATTTCATTAAAACAATTGAGGACAAACATTTACTAATATACGATTGTAGAGGTGGGGTTCGAATAACATATAAGAACTGATTAACAGATTGACTGTAGAATGGTATAACAATATTTAAAGAACATATTCATAGGTCTGAGAAACTATCGAAGCCAAGTATACACGGGCAAAGCACATAGACGTATCagtcatgcatatatatagcaaTATCATGTTATGATCCACACGTGCGCGCACAAAATGAGGCACATCACACGGTAAATATTCTAGTAGTTCAAGATGCACCCTGTGAAGAGAAAAGAAATAATTTAGCTGGGTCTGATATGAAGGTAAGTTGGATATAGACATAAGGGCAAGGGTAACCACTCATATGGATTAGCAGTAATGTTTAATTATATGACTAAACTGGAATATACTGATACATTGCTACGATGATATACATTGGAAGGAAAAGGTATTCCGACTGGAAAGCACATTTGTAAGTAACATTGAAGAAGGGTAATTAGATAGAATGGAGATCTACAAATTGATGTATAATAATGAAtgttgcatgaaaaaaaataccatgGATGATCAGGAAAGAAGAAAACATATAGGCAAATGTAGGCCTTGTACAGTGCGATCACATATAGTGAAAATAGACGGGTTTTTTTTTGTAACTGTGGTTATGGACATTGAAAAGAACGGACGTTGTTAATTGATTAGTTCTCTAAGAATGCAAAATCATACATATCAATTCTCAGCACCATAGAGATAAATACAAATTTTAGGTATATCTGGATAAAAAATAACAGAGAAACTAATAGAACTTTTCTATGGATGGCAGTTGAAGAAAGACCAATAATTATATACCTAGTTCATGTGCACCTTTAATACTCACCTAGAGAGAAGGAAAGTGAATGATTGAGCCAAAACGCTGTTGTTTCCCAACGTCAAGAGGAAAGAAGGGTGTACTTCTATTGTTGTACACAAAACAGGGAAATCAGGCACATTTCATAGGTTGGACTGCATGGAGTCTGAATAAGCAGTGAATCTGCAAAATATGACAATATTAACTTTCACATGATTATGTAACTATAGTACAACAAAGGGAacgaataaaaataatatgcagGATGATGGAAAGACATCTCAAACATGAAAAGATTGGCCCACCAATAAAAGCATCATTAACTGAGGAAGAAAGTCATTCAGTAAACAGTGGGCAGTAGTTGTACATGAAACCAAAAGGGAAATGCTTGCAGTTAGTAGAAGCCtgcaaaaaatagaaaacaatatGTTTATTCAATTTTGATAAGGGGAAAAAATATTAGACTACATAAACATAGTACTTATGAGCTCAGCTTACATGTAAAACCATCGAAAATTTCTTTGTAGACAACATTTTGAGTGCTTTCTGCATGTTCAGGAGGGTTGTTATCTATCAGAACACGCAAACCATCTGGGGATGTCACTCGTGAGAAAGCAACATAGAGCTGACCGTGTGAAAAAACCGGGCTAGGTAGATAAACTCCAACCCTACTAAGTGTCTGCCCTTGTCTCTTATTTATAGTCATTGCATATGAAACTCGAACTGGAAATTGGCGACGCTTAATCTTAAAGGGCCACCTTTTGTCGGTAGATGTAGTTACTATCCTTGGTATATATGCCTTACATCCTTTAGCTTTTCCTATGATTATTTCTCCTTCTATTATACAGTGAGTTAGCTGAGTTACTATGAGTCTTGTTCCATTGCAAAGGCCCTTTGATGGGTTCAAATTGCGGAGCAACATTATAGGAACCCTACTTTTAATTGCAAGCAATGATCTGGCAAGCCGCTCATTTATATTGTGTTGAGGAACTCCACTGGATAAAAGGCCTCAAGTGTAGCACGATTAGCTGTGCTATCATCTATGATGTCTGAGCTATAATATGACATTTGTTCTGTTGGCAACTGAGATATCATGTGGGAGTTGATTTCTGCAGCTATGTCATTAGTTGGGGCAAGGATTGCTCGCTCACAGAAATAAGCAACCATATCTGAAATGCTTGATTCATTGTACACAAAAGATACCAGTGATGAAATATTTCTTGATTCAGGTGGCAAAAGCAAGTATCCTGGAATTTTGATGTAACATGTATCATGTCTATCAGTAGGAGAGTTATCAGGCAATGTTCCTTCTCCAATATGAAGAAGCCATTTTGAGAATTCTTTAAGGTGATCTCGCTGAGTATCAGACAACAACGGTGATTGAAGCCTCATATTCTCAGTTAGATGCAGAATAATGCAGTGGGACCACAAATAAGAGCGGGTAATAGATGCACTTAAGATCTCATATTTCTATGCATGAGGCAGTACTGGAAGTGTTTGCCTAAAATCCCCTCCGAAAACAACTGTGAGGCCTCCAAATTGCTTCTTAGCTAGGGATGGATCATTTGAGGATAGGATATCCCTTAGTGTTCTATCCAGAGCTTCAAAACAATGTCTATGATTGACAGGTGCCTCATCCCATATAACTAAAGATGTTTGTTGTATCAATTGGGCtagatgagttttttttttttgatagcaTAGAGTGAATGTTCTTGTATATCTAATGGTATTTTGAAGCGGGAATGCGGTGTGCGACCACCTGGCAGAAGAAGTGCAGCAATGCTAGATGATGCAACAGCCAAAGCAATTTTTCCTTGAGCTCTAACAGCATTAAGCAAAGCATTCCAAAGAAATGTCTTCCCGGTACCACCATAGCCATGCACAAAGAATGTGTGACCAATGCAATTGTTGACTGATTGAAGGACAACATCATAAACATGTTTTTGATTCAGATTCAATTGATTGAGTTGTTCAGCTGCTTCTACTGATATCCTATCAATATCATAAGCTTGTTCATCTGTTAAAAGTCTATTGCCAACTGCACATGCACTGGTAAGAATGGGCTCAGGCAAGTTAAAGTGTGGTAAGCTATATCCAGAATTTCTAAGCAACTTGTCAATTTCAGCAAGAACAAATGATCTAACATGTTGTGTAAAAGGTGTAGAATGGTATGTCATACTATGCCCAATGCGATGCATGTAGTCCTCACCCATTCTAGAAAAATGTTCTTCAAATAAAGCCAATGGATCTGTAACATTGCAAAAGAGGAGAAGTGTGACAAACAACTCACGGAGCTGGTATGGAAGAGCCCAATGCGCTGCATCAACTATAGCGGACAACCACTCACGATCATCACCTAGGAGACCAGGAGCCTGGCAAGCAGCCTGGAATGTTGGATACTGTTGGCCTTCAATTGTTCTGATCTCTGAGTACGACCTTGCCACCTTCACTATAGCAACATACGAAGATAGTAGGAATCCCCCTGGTTAGGGCCTACATTGGCTAGTCTTCCGACGTTACCAGTACCACGTCGATAATCCCAATACTTTCCATCAGCATGCCAAGTGAAGTGCTCTGGGAACTCTGCATATGTGTAGCACACAGCCTCAGGATAGGTCTTGTTAGCTTCAAACCAGGCAGTGAGCTTTGTAATTTGATTCCATGGGTTCTGCAATACTTGTTCTAGGCTGTCATCCTCATTGTATACTACACTGTTTCCGAGTGGTAGATGGACAGGAAGACGCTCAACAGAAGGGTTAGTGTGGTGAATTTCAAACTGGAGCAAGCGCCAAGCTGCATCATTGGGAGCTATACATCTGCACTCTAGGTAATCTTGGATCTCATTAACACCTTTGGTACAGGTAGATGATTCACCGGATGCTCTTTTACGTTGGAGACCAACCTTTGAACAATCAAAACCTTTGGTAAAATACTTGAATAAATATTTTTCCATCCCATCACGGCTAACTCTCTCTACATTTATGTGTGCTTGGTACTTCACACATAAATCCACATTATGCAGGAGAACAAATGCATTATCAACAGCAACACCATTCTTTTTGGTAGATATTCTATTCTTTGGTCGAGCATATCTAACATGTCCATTTTGTAAGATTGTTGTCTTCTCACAATATTCTTTTGGATAGTTCTTAGAGCATTCGCCGTTAACCATGCAAGCACATGATGGATGTCCCTCACCACAAGGACCATGAATCATAAATGCAGATACAGCATCAAAACCAATTGGATCGACAGAAGGATCAGGTAATTGTGCTGATATGAACTTATCAACCTCATCAGCAGTCAATGCACCAGTTTTTTTTAGCCATAAAATAATATGGACATGTGGAAGACCACGTTTCTAAAATTCGATAATGTATACAACTGCGAAAcatcataaataaataaagtgaaaaacatatttaaaataaaTGGAAAGGTAAATAAAAGGAGTATGTCTAGAATTAAAGTAATGTATCAAACCTGCAGTAATTGGACCAAAAAATTCATTCTTTGTGATATCATCGATGAAGAGATGCAGCTTCATATGAAACACACGATCAACAATATCAGGCTGTTCGATGAATGTTGCCCAGGAATTAG
This window of the Oryza sativa Japonica Group chromosome 4, ASM3414082v1 genome carries:
- the LOC107280629 gene encoding uncharacterized protein, which translates into the protein MEKYLFKYFTKGFDCSKVGLQRKRASGESSTCTKGVNEIQDYLECRCIAPNDAAWRLLQFEIHHTNPSVERLPVHLPLGNSVVYNEDDSLEQVLQNPWNQITKLTAWFEANKTYPEAVCYTYAEFPEHFTWHADGKYWDYRRGTVKVARSYSEIRTIEGQQYPTFQAACQAPGLLGDDHPLALFEEHFSRMGEDYMHRIGHSMTYHSTPFTQHVRSFVLAEIDKLLRNSGYSLPHFNLPEPILTSACAVGNRLLTDEQAYDIDRISVEAAEQLNQLNLNQKHVYDVVLQSVNNCIGHTFFVHGYGGTGKTFLWNALLNAVRAQGKIALAVASSSIAALLLPGYLLLPPESRNISSLVSFVYNESSISDMVAYFCERAILAPTNDIAAEINSHMISQLPTEQMSYYSSDIIDDSTANRATLEAFYPVEFLNTI